In Megalobrama amblycephala isolate DHTTF-2021 linkage group LG10, ASM1881202v1, whole genome shotgun sequence, one DNA window encodes the following:
- the LOC125276454 gene encoding protein myomixer, which translates to MPAVFLLLRSLVVSLFSSRLAASAAQLLRRSLTAAAGHLGTVLRHIWDRLSSQESKEAILGCVLCILNMHKKVDN; encoded by the coding sequence ATGCCAGCCGTTTTCCTCTTGCTGCGCTCTCTGGTTGTCAGTCTCTTCAGTAGCAGATTAGCAGCCTCAGCCGCGCAGCTCCTCCGCAGAAGCCTCACGGCGGCTGCTGGCCACCTCGGCACCGTGCTGCGCCACATCTGGGACCGGCTCAGTTCCCAGGAGTCCAAGGAGGCCATCCTGGGCTGCGTCTTGTGCATTCTCAACATGCACAAGAAGGTGGACAACTAG